Proteins co-encoded in one Bacillus sp. FSL H8-0547 genomic window:
- a CDS encoding glycoside hydrolase family 2 TIM barrel-domain containing protein → MTLEKVWENPQILQINREKPRAYYIPYHDESAKSRNRQLSDHFRILNGEWKFKLFSNVNGIKDEHVSSDTDVSDWDRLLVPSCWQTNGYDQMQYVNVRYPFPFDPPHVPNENPAGVYVKDIQISELRESKEQFIVFEGVSACLYLYVNGTFAGYSQGSRMPAEFNITLYLKDGKNRLTAVVLKWCDGSYLEDQDMWRYTGIFRDVYLLSRDVSRIQDVFSRAVLSEDLTQGELQIDLTAKGRCHAEVLLKDETGETVGHIAREINGTESLSMTVDSPVLWNAENPVLYDLYVKSGEEVLHFHVGFRRITIEDGVFKINNEAVKLKGVNRHDSHPLLGHTIPLNHMKKDLLLMKKHNMNTVRASHYPNDPRFLTLCDQLGFYVIDEADLECHGAGEAGDIHWLSKQEDWQAAFLDRMERLVERDKNNPSVIIWSLGNEAGYGINHIKMAEWTKKRDTTRLTHYESAAEGYKGHENTEALDMESRMYPTLKYVEDYAKNENKTKPMFLCEYSHAMGNGPGDAADYWELIYRYPKLMGGCIWEWNDHGISRTDDSRNVSYAYGGDFGESIHEGNFCIDGLVKPDRTPSTGLKEIKAVYKPVRFTMKSAEEGLVEVTNLFDFTNLSDYEIQWMVERDGKVVQQDVIYDLDLDPKASKVIQIPYDIPETSVSSYYLTVSLLQKKTTLWAGKGHELGFEQFQLPVIKQVPEKRTGKHPLKTERNGNKLVITGLDFTYHFNLEEGQFEKLSLNDYECLAGIPSFTVWRAPIDNDAPIIQEWKKHGFDKLNPHIYKSEVVQEDESLIELQVHFSLSAFSRFPVVKGTATWKVHSSGAIAVTCKADVNGDSPYLPRFGLEIPMPKENDEVEYFGYGPHESYIDMKSSVRKGRYLKTVQSMHEHYIYPQENGSRYGTDWAIVSNELGMGLKFSSNESFSFNVSSYALDDLTTASHDHELKLDDSRTWVYIDYKMSGVGSGACGPALAENYQVNEKKISFWFEMEPVFKEY, encoded by the coding sequence ATGACCCTTGAAAAAGTATGGGAAAACCCTCAAATTCTTCAGATAAACCGTGAAAAGCCTAGAGCATATTACATACCCTACCATGATGAGAGCGCGAAAAGCAGAAATCGCCAGCTTTCAGATCACTTCCGCATTTTAAATGGGGAATGGAAATTCAAGCTTTTTTCCAATGTTAACGGCATTAAGGATGAGCATGTTTCTAGTGATACAGATGTTTCGGACTGGGACCGCCTCCTGGTTCCATCATGCTGGCAGACAAACGGCTATGATCAGATGCAGTATGTGAACGTCAGATACCCCTTTCCATTTGATCCGCCGCACGTTCCGAATGAGAATCCGGCGGGGGTTTATGTAAAGGATATTCAGATATCAGAACTCAGGGAAAGCAAGGAACAGTTCATCGTTTTTGAAGGAGTCAGCGCCTGCTTATATTTATATGTAAACGGGACATTTGCCGGATACAGCCAGGGAAGCAGAATGCCTGCCGAATTCAACATCACCCTTTATCTGAAAGATGGAAAAAACAGACTGACAGCCGTTGTCCTGAAGTGGTGCGACGGAAGTTACCTTGAAGACCAGGACATGTGGAGATATACCGGGATCTTCAGAGACGTTTACTTGCTCAGCCGGGATGTATCCCGCATACAGGATGTGTTCAGCAGGGCAGTCTTGTCTGAAGACCTCACTCAGGGAGAACTTCAAATCGATTTAACGGCGAAGGGACGCTGCCATGCAGAGGTTCTGCTGAAAGATGAAACAGGAGAAACGGTCGGTCATATAGCCAGGGAAATAAATGGAACTGAATCATTAAGCATGACTGTGGACAGTCCGGTTCTCTGGAATGCTGAAAACCCTGTACTGTATGATCTGTATGTAAAAAGCGGCGAGGAAGTCCTGCACTTTCACGTAGGGTTCAGGCGGATCACAATTGAAGACGGAGTCTTTAAGATTAATAATGAAGCAGTCAAATTAAAGGGTGTGAACCGCCATGATTCTCATCCGCTGCTTGGCCATACGATCCCTCTGAATCATATGAAAAAAGATCTGCTTCTGATGAAAAAACATAATATGAACACCGTCAGAGCTTCGCACTATCCGAATGATCCAAGGTTTTTGACCCTTTGCGACCAGCTTGGTTTTTATGTCATTGATGAAGCGGATCTTGAATGCCACGGTGCAGGAGAAGCGGGCGATATTCACTGGCTCAGTAAACAGGAGGACTGGCAGGCTGCGTTTTTGGACCGGATGGAAAGGCTTGTCGAGAGAGACAAAAACAATCCTTCCGTCATCATTTGGTCACTCGGAAATGAGGCAGGGTACGGAATCAATCATATCAAAATGGCGGAATGGACGAAGAAAAGAGATACAACAAGGCTCACTCATTACGAAAGTGCCGCAGAAGGATACAAAGGGCATGAAAATACAGAAGCCCTTGATATGGAAAGCAGAATGTACCCTACTCTTAAGTATGTAGAGGACTATGCCAAAAATGAAAACAAGACAAAGCCGATGTTCCTATGTGAATACTCGCATGCCATGGGAAACGGGCCGGGAGATGCGGCTGACTACTGGGAGCTGATTTACAGGTATCCAAAGCTTATGGGCGGATGCATCTGGGAATGGAATGACCATGGAATCAGCAGGACAGATGACAGCAGAAACGTGTCGTATGCCTATGGCGGGGATTTCGGCGAGAGCATTCACGAGGGAAATTTTTGCATAGATGGACTCGTTAAGCCGGACAGAACCCCTTCAACTGGCCTGAAGGAAATAAAGGCCGTGTATAAACCGGTCCGTTTTACAATGAAGAGCGCCGAAGAAGGATTGGTTGAAGTAACGAACCTGTTCGACTTTACCAATCTCTCAGACTATGAAATTCAATGGATGGTGGAACGGGACGGTAAAGTAGTTCAGCAGGATGTCATTTATGATCTGGACCTTGACCCGAAAGCGTCAAAAGTCATTCAGATTCCTTACGACATTCCGGAAACATCAGTCAGCAGCTATTACCTGACCGTTTCCCTCCTTCAGAAAAAGACGACTCTTTGGGCTGGAAAAGGTCATGAACTCGGTTTTGAACAGTTCCAGCTGCCGGTCATTAAACAAGTTCCAGAAAAACGAACAGGAAAGCATCCTCTAAAAACTGAAAGAAACGGCAATAAACTTGTAATTACAGGTCTTGATTTTACTTATCACTTCAACCTTGAAGAGGGACAATTTGAAAAGTTGTCGCTCAATGACTATGAATGCCTTGCGGGAATTCCGTCCTTTACGGTTTGGAGGGCGCCGATTGATAATGACGCACCTATTATACAAGAGTGGAAGAAACATGGCTTTGACAAGCTGAACCCGCACATTTACAAGTCGGAAGTTGTCCAGGAAGATGAAAGCTTGATTGAACTGCAGGTCCATTTTTCATTAAGCGCATTCAGCCGTTTCCCGGTAGTGAAAGGAACAGCAACCTGGAAGGTGCACAGCAGCGGAGCCATTGCGGTTACCTGTAAGGCTGATGTAAACGGAGATAGTCCTTATCTTCCGAGGTTTGGCCTTGAAATCCCGATGCCAAAAGAAAACGATGAAGTGGAGTATTTCGGATACGGTCCTCACGAAAGCTATATCGATATGAAGTCATCCGTACGGAAAGGCAGGTATCTCAAAACCGTTCAAAGCATGCACGAGCATTACATTTATCCGCAGGAGAACGGATCCAGGTACGGGACAGACTGGGCGATTGTGTCCAATGAACTCGGGATGGGACTGAAGTTTTCTTCAAACGAAAGCTTTTCCTTTAATGTCTCCAGCTATGCGCTTGATGATTTGACTACTGCGTCACATGATCATGAATTGAAGCTGGACGACAGCAGAACATGGGTTTATATTGATTACAAAATGAGCGGTGTAGGTTCAGGAGCTTGCGGGCCGGCGCTTGCTGAAAACTATCAGGTGAACGAGAAGAAAATCAGCTTTTGGTTTGAAATGGAGCCGGTATTTAAAGAGTATTAA
- a CDS encoding CPBP family glutamic-type intramembrane protease: MKKLEMKLALFIGVICFGAGFLLLPYQLETLNSALPQSEFEKMTADMQVGIMSLAFSAQLFLMSFLLAWAGFHLARKTGFSFDILQSFFEKGQNKSFAGKPFVLAVIFGGITGFLIVASDRFYFENRILQLNEFSPEFSWLGLAAGVVGGGVFEETLLRLFFVSFLVWGFRKIFRTSGKTVYWAAILIAALGFAALHLPFTFVVFGELTGLIVFRSFLLNGIGGIFFGYLYWKNGFEYAIISHMFAHISMQLLFIPLFY; encoded by the coding sequence ATGAAAAAATTGGAAATGAAGCTTGCATTGTTTATCGGCGTCATATGTTTTGGGGCAGGTTTTTTGCTGCTGCCTTACCAATTAGAGACCTTAAATTCAGCGCTGCCGCAAAGCGAATTTGAAAAAATGACAGCGGATATGCAGGTGGGGATTATGTCTCTGGCTTTTTCCGCGCAGCTGTTTTTGATGAGTTTCCTGTTAGCCTGGGCCGGGTTTCATCTTGCACGCAAAACGGGTTTTTCGTTTGACATTCTGCAGTCTTTTTTTGAAAAAGGGCAAAACAAATCGTTTGCAGGTAAACCTTTTGTGCTTGCTGTCATCTTTGGTGGAATAACAGGGTTTCTTATTGTTGCTTCGGATCGTTTTTATTTTGAAAACCGCATTCTGCAATTAAATGAGTTCAGTCCTGAATTTTCATGGCTCGGTTTGGCTGCGGGTGTAGTAGGAGGAGGCGTTTTTGAAGAAACACTTCTCCGCCTGTTTTTTGTCTCCTTTCTTGTATGGGGATTCCGCAAGATTTTCAGAACATCAGGCAAGACCGTATACTGGGCAGCGATCCTCATTGCTGCTTTGGGATTTGCTGCGCTGCATTTACCCTTTACATTCGTCGTGTTCGGCGAGCTTACAGGGTTAATCGTGTTCAGAAGCTTTTTGCTTAATGGCATTGGGGGAATTTTCTTCGGCTATCTGTATTGGAAAAATGGATTCGAATACGCAATTATTTCTCATATGTTTGCCCATATTTCCATGCAGCTGCTGTTTATTCCGCTATTCTATTAA
- a CDS encoding MFS transporter yields the protein MNQLKHVHPLGWNILIGTIFGRMATSMSLPFLAIYLTQVKGVSAAMTGTIIAVSSLAGILSSFYGGYLSDKLGRKKVLITSIFGWVFVFIGFGAADTVFAFFIMNALNGVCRSVFEPTSRALLSDLTEQKNRLLIFNLRYAAINVGVVFGPLLGIYLGSAKTTSPFFIAAIIYALYGFSLLITFMKTSHKTETKAAVRISFKEALHVTRKDKLLLLSLVGLILCITGFSQLTSTLPQFFAMSPDIKDGAKTFSILLSLNAVTVLVIQYPIVRVAKKHPPIFSIILGNMLVGISLFSFAFAHSIWLIALVVILFTVGEVLLFSMMDVLIDELSNPEMKGTYFGAMGFTQLGNVIGPWIGGILLDAYGISSPAAVFSCLMLVTLSGIPVLFLVKKEMERKVEASVLNQQASL from the coding sequence ATGAATCAGCTTAAACACGTCCATCCGCTCGGCTGGAACATCCTGATCGGAACCATTTTCGGGCGCATGGCAACATCTATGAGTCTTCCATTTTTAGCAATCTATTTAACGCAGGTGAAGGGCGTATCGGCCGCTATGACCGGAACCATTATTGCCGTAAGCTCGCTTGCAGGTATTTTATCAAGCTTCTATGGCGGATATCTGTCAGACAAACTGGGCAGGAAAAAAGTGCTGATCACATCTATTTTCGGATGGGTATTCGTTTTTATCGGCTTTGGCGCTGCTGATACGGTTTTCGCATTCTTCATTATGAATGCGCTGAACGGAGTATGCCGATCCGTATTTGAACCGACATCAAGAGCCCTTTTATCCGACCTGACAGAGCAGAAAAACAGACTTCTTATCTTTAATTTAAGGTACGCCGCAATCAATGTGGGGGTCGTCTTTGGACCGCTGCTCGGTATTTACTTGGGTTCGGCAAAAACTACATCACCGTTTTTTATAGCCGCCATTATCTATGCCCTCTACGGGTTTTCCCTTTTGATTACGTTTATGAAAACATCTCATAAAACCGAAACGAAGGCGGCTGTGCGGATTTCTTTTAAAGAAGCTTTGCACGTGACAAGAAAAGATAAATTGCTTCTTTTATCTCTGGTCGGCCTCATCCTGTGCATCACCGGATTTTCACAGCTGACCTCGACACTGCCTCAATTCTTTGCGATGTCGCCTGACATTAAAGACGGGGCTAAAACATTTTCAATCCTGCTGTCGCTAAATGCCGTGACAGTGCTGGTGATCCAGTATCCGATTGTAAGAGTTGCAAAAAAACATCCTCCCATTTTTTCTATTATTCTTGGGAATATGCTGGTCGGAATCAGTCTTTTCAGTTTTGCATTCGCCCACAGCATCTGGCTGATTGCACTTGTGGTCATCTTGTTTACAGTAGGAGAGGTTCTCCTCTTCTCCATGATGGACGTCCTCATCGATGAACTGTCAAACCCTGAGATGAAGGGAACGTATTTTGGAGCTATGGGCTTTACCCAGCTTGGAAATGTCATCGGCCCCTGGATCGGCGGAATCCTGCTTGATGCATACGGAATAAGCAGCCCTGCGGCCGTCTTCAGCTGTCTCATGCTTGTGACCCTATCAGGAATTCCGGTTCTTTTTCTGGTGAAAAAAGAAATGGAAAGAAAAGTCGAAGCGAGCGTTCTTAACCAACAGGCATCCCTGTAA
- a CDS encoding carbohydrate ABC transporter permease yields MKKRKWTHYATVSATVIMIAALLFPLFYALSISLQDEFSIYKPKPQFLPEKGKNVVLEVDLASLKNEGNLEDAILQDATLAIFSTFIEQRKEGITEIDFIGKMDGKVIFLSEAHTSKLALENDYGVYKRTNPTPKVLLGKDRYKQFMENMGYEFDPAGIQSENVKKSENESALVQAVSENFKEKYPLKGELANVHVTYSWMQVIEKYAYYFALPKYMFSDSEAVAKYGLLAFAFNTFLTTVWAILCQVFLPALTAYPLARLLKKRTSDAVTMFFLITMMIPFVSIMVPQLILMKNAGMYDNYWAMLVPWLVPSPFYILLYKAFFQRIPHSLFEAARMDGAGEFYIFTKICMPISKPIISLIAIQAFIAGWSDFFWYFISTKQASLWTLNVAIFNMSESQAIKQNFLMGISVASVIPIIIFTFIFARQLKEGALGSSVKG; encoded by the coding sequence ATGAAAAAGCGAAAATGGACACATTATGCGACGGTAAGTGCAACGGTCATCATGATAGCGGCTCTTCTTTTTCCATTGTTTTATGCGCTCAGCATTTCACTGCAGGATGAATTTTCAATCTATAAACCAAAGCCGCAGTTCCTACCCGAGAAGGGGAAAAATGTTGTGCTGGAAGTGGACCTTGCTTCTCTTAAAAATGAAGGCAATTTAGAAGATGCCATTCTTCAGGATGCGACTCTGGCAATTTTCTCAACCTTTATCGAACAGAGAAAAGAAGGAATTACAGAGATTGATTTTATCGGGAAAATGGATGGTAAAGTCATCTTCCTTTCCGAGGCCCATACGTCAAAGTTAGCACTTGAAAATGATTATGGCGTTTACAAACGAACAAACCCGACGCCAAAAGTTCTTCTTGGAAAAGACCGCTACAAGCAGTTCATGGAGAATATGGGCTACGAATTTGATCCCGCCGGAATACAGAGCGAAAACGTCAAGAAAAGTGAAAATGAATCCGCTCTGGTCCAGGCGGTGAGTGAAAACTTTAAAGAGAAATATCCGCTGAAAGGCGAGCTTGCAAATGTGCATGTTACGTATTCATGGATGCAGGTCATTGAAAAATATGCCTACTACTTTGCGCTGCCTAAATACATGTTCAGTGATTCAGAAGCCGTCGCGAAATACGGACTGCTCGCCTTCGCTTTCAATACGTTTCTGACAACGGTATGGGCGATTTTGTGCCAGGTATTCCTGCCGGCACTGACAGCCTACCCGCTTGCGAGACTCCTGAAGAAAAGAACATCAGACGCCGTGACGATGTTTTTCCTGATCACGATGATGATTCCGTTCGTCAGTATTATGGTGCCCCAGCTCATTCTCATGAAAAATGCGGGGATGTATGACAACTATTGGGCGATGCTTGTTCCGTGGCTCGTACCGTCACCGTTTTATATTCTCCTGTACAAGGCCTTTTTCCAGAGAATCCCGCACAGCCTGTTTGAGGCGGCAAGAATGGACGGGGCAGGAGAATTCTATATCTTTACAAAAATCTGCATGCCGATCTCAAAACCAATCATTTCGCTTATTGCCATTCAGGCGTTTATTGCAGGCTGGTCCGATTTCTTCTGGTATTTTATTTCAACAAAGCAGGCTTCACTCTGGACCTTGAATGTGGCGATCTTCAACATGAGCGAATCCCAGGCAATCAAACAGAATTTCCTGATGGGCATTTCGGTTGCTTCTGTTATTCCGATTATTATCTTCACCTTTATTTTTGCAAGGCAGCTGAAAGAGGGAGCGCTTGGCTCTTCTGTAAAAGGCTGA
- a CDS encoding helix-turn-helix domain-containing protein, with protein MKKKMDLILHPVRLKIVQSLLNGKTMTVQQLAERVEDVPQATLYRHLKKLLEANILSVVQENQIRGTVEKVYALNEPAIQSHEDLLNLTKEEHLEMFMHFTTHLMGMYEAYLEKDNPDLVKDGVTYRVANVHLSDEEFMETAQEIGKVVLKAMKNEPSPERKSRNIATIVIPE; from the coding sequence ATGAAGAAAAAAATGGACCTGATCCTTCATCCTGTCCGGTTAAAAATTGTTCAGTCCCTTTTGAACGGAAAGACAATGACGGTACAGCAGCTCGCTGAGCGGGTGGAAGATGTTCCGCAGGCTACGTTATACAGACATCTGAAGAAGCTTCTCGAAGCAAACATTCTTTCAGTGGTCCAGGAAAATCAGATTAGAGGAACAGTTGAGAAAGTGTATGCATTGAATGAACCCGCTATTCAGTCCCATGAGGATTTGCTCAATCTCACAAAAGAGGAGCATCTTGAAATGTTTATGCATTTCACCACTCATTTAATGGGGATGTATGAAGCTTATTTGGAGAAGGATAACCCTGATTTAGTAAAGGATGGTGTAACCTACAGGGTTGCAAATGTTCACCTCTCCGACGAGGAGTTTATGGAAACAGCCCAAGAAATCGGGAAGGTCGTTTTGAAGGCAATGAAAAACGAGCCTTCACCTGAACGAAAAAGCAGAAACATTGCAACGATTGTCATACCTGAGTAG
- a CDS encoding TIGR02206 family membrane protein, producing the protein MEFRIQTFACRNRSAAAYHIWLLWNGTWNAAYTLPLELCSMSLFLCIILLITKDRRIFEVVYFIGIAGAGLALLTPELNYSFPHLRYFHFFLTHSVIMMTCFFFVWTEGYQVTFTSVFKTMGFLNLAAVCIFFINHALGGNYMFLSQKPVNPTPIDFLGPYPWYILSLEAVAFCLFMLLALPFYTGKMKDSKAERSL; encoded by the coding sequence ATGGAATTTAGGATTCAGACTTTTGCTTGCAGGAACCGGAGTGCAGCAGCCTACCATATCTGGCTCCTTTGGAATGGAACGTGGAACGCCGCCTATACACTGCCGCTTGAACTGTGCAGCATGAGTCTGTTTTTATGCATCATCCTGCTGATCACAAAAGACAGACGTATTTTTGAGGTTGTTTATTTTATCGGAATTGCAGGCGCAGGACTTGCCCTCCTGACTCCTGAACTCAACTACAGTTTCCCTCATCTGCGTTATTTTCATTTTTTCCTGACCCACTCGGTTATCATGATGACCTGTTTCTTTTTTGTATGGACGGAGGGATATCAGGTCACGTTTACGTCCGTTTTCAAAACAATGGGCTTTCTGAATTTGGCCGCTGTCTGTATCTTTTTCATCAATCACGCACTTGGCGGAAATTATATGTTCCTTTCGCAAAAGCCGGTGAATCCGACTCCGATTGATTTCCTTGGTCCGTATCCGTGGTATATTCTTTCGCTGGAGGCTGTTGCGTTTTGCCTGTTTATGCTTCTTGCCCTTCCGTTTTACACTGGCAAAATGAAAGACAGCAAGGCAGAAAGATCTTTATAA
- a CDS encoding alpha/beta fold hydrolase, whose translation MSERYPVLEGAEPFYFEGNSIGILVSHGFTGSTQSMRPLGEAYAKAGYTVCGPRLKGHGTHYEEMEGTTYEDWTASVEEGYQWLKDRCSTIFVTGLSMGGTLTLYLAQKHPEIKAIIPINAAVEIPTMAGAQQIQARFLDAIGSDIKNPAVTELAYDKTPVQSIKEINKLMALVRQNLHEIKCPALVFVSTEDHVVPPDNSRLIMDEISSEHKKMIVLENSYHVATLDHDQQIIIDQTLAFIEHVLNQTAV comes from the coding sequence ATGTCAGAACGTTATCCCGTATTAGAAGGCGCAGAACCATTTTACTTTGAAGGAAATTCAATAGGTATTCTCGTATCACACGGATTTACCGGCTCCACCCAAAGCATGCGTCCGCTCGGCGAGGCTTATGCAAAAGCAGGATACACGGTTTGCGGTCCGAGGCTGAAAGGCCATGGCACGCACTATGAGGAAATGGAAGGAACCACTTATGAGGATTGGACTGCTTCTGTAGAAGAAGGCTACCAGTGGCTTAAAGACCGCTGCAGCACGATCTTTGTGACCGGCCTGTCCATGGGCGGCACACTGACACTCTACCTTGCCCAAAAACATCCGGAAATAAAAGCGATTATCCCGATCAACGCAGCGGTTGAAATCCCTACTATGGCAGGCGCCCAGCAGATTCAGGCCCGTTTTCTTGATGCCATCGGATCGGATATCAAAAATCCTGCTGTTACCGAGCTTGCGTACGATAAAACACCGGTTCAATCCATAAAAGAAATTAATAAGCTTATGGCGCTGGTAAGACAAAACTTACATGAAATCAAATGCCCGGCACTCGTTTTTGTATCAACAGAGGATCACGTCGTTCCGCCGGATAACTCCAGGCTCATCATGGATGAAATCTCGTCCGAGCATAAAAAAATGATTGTCCTTGAAAACAGCTACCATGTGGCTACACTTGATCATGATCAGCAGATCATTATTGATCAGACGCTTGCGTTTATCGAGCATGTATTGAATCAGACAGCTGTATGA
- a CDS encoding Gfo/Idh/MocA family oxidoreductase — translation MSNKILKVGIIGCGGIGIQKHLPALSKQKNVELTAFCDLVESRAQDAAETFGTAGAKVFTDYQELLKEELDVVHVCTPNKSHSYITIDALESGKHVMCEKPMAKTADEARAMVEAAKRTGKKLTVGYQNRYRDDSMHLKKICESGQLGNVYYAKAHAVRRRAVPTWGIFLNKEEQGGGPLIDIGTHALDLTLWLLNNYDVKYVVGNTYKAWDGRTSEANIFGAWKQEDYEVEDSAFGFITMENGATIVLESSWALNTLDIGEGQTTLCGTEGGADMKDGLRINGEEFGKFFMKKPELNDGSVAFFEGETEEPQDREARMWIEAILEDREPLVKPEEALRVSEILEAIYESAKTGKPVYFKKEEAFA, via the coding sequence ATGTCAAACAAAATTCTTAAGGTTGGAATCATTGGATGCGGGGGGATTGGAATTCAAAAGCACCTCCCTGCTCTTTCAAAACAAAAAAATGTGGAACTCACTGCTTTTTGCGATCTTGTTGAAAGCCGTGCGCAAGACGCTGCTGAAACGTTTGGAACAGCTGGAGCGAAAGTGTTTACGGATTATCAAGAGCTTTTAAAAGAAGAGCTGGATGTTGTGCATGTCTGCACGCCAAATAAATCGCATTCTTATATCACGATTGATGCCCTTGAGTCCGGCAAACATGTGATGTGCGAAAAGCCGATGGCAAAAACGGCTGATGAGGCAAGAGCGATGGTAGAGGCAGCAAAAAGAACCGGAAAAAAACTGACGGTCGGCTATCAGAACAGATACCGGGATGACAGCATGCATTTGAAGAAAATCTGCGAATCGGGCCAGCTTGGAAACGTCTATTACGCAAAAGCACATGCGGTCAGAAGACGGGCAGTGCCGACCTGGGGAATCTTTTTAAACAAAGAAGAACAAGGCGGCGGGCCTCTCATTGATATCGGTACACATGCACTGGACCTGACTCTATGGCTGCTGAATAATTACGACGTGAAATATGTGGTCGGCAATACATACAAAGCGTGGGACGGCCGAACAAGTGAAGCGAATATATTCGGTGCCTGGAAACAGGAAGATTATGAAGTGGAAGACTCGGCCTTCGGTTTTATCACGATGGAAAATGGCGCAACCATAGTACTTGAATCAAGCTGGGCTTTAAACACACTTGATATTGGCGAAGGGCAGACAACGCTTTGCGGGACAGAAGGCGGTGCCGATATGAAGGACGGCCTCAGAATCAACGGAGAAGAATTCGGGAAGTTCTTCATGAAAAAACCTGAGCTGAATGACGGATCGGTCGCTTTCTTTGAAGGCGAGACAGAAGAACCTCAGGACAGAGAAGCAAGAATGTGGATTGAGGCCATTTTGGAAGACAGGGAGCCTCTTGTAAAACCGGAAGAAGCTCTCCGTGTGAGTGAAATTCTTGAAGCCATTTACGAATCAGCTAAAACAGGAAAACCCGTTTATTTTAAAAAAGAAGAAGCATTTGCCTAA
- a CDS encoding GNAT family N-acetyltransferase — MDVLIEKVGRQTAVEILGWRYEAPYDFYNMEVSEENIHGMLSHPYYAIKNKAGEIAGFFCFGITAQVPSRFMAQIYSANMIDIGLGMNPHLTGKGQGSAFFAFILNQARAGFPNTPLRLTVACFNERASRIYEKAGFNEAARFENEGVTFKVMVLQEPGFKRI; from the coding sequence ATGGATGTTTTAATTGAAAAAGTGGGCCGCCAAACGGCTGTTGAAATTCTGGGGTGGCGCTATGAGGCACCGTACGACTTTTATAACATGGAAGTAAGCGAAGAGAACATTCATGGAATGCTTTCACATCCCTATTATGCAATAAAGAACAAAGCGGGGGAGATAGCAGGCTTTTTCTGTTTCGGCATCACGGCTCAGGTTCCAAGCAGATTCATGGCTCAAATCTATTCGGCAAACATGATTGATATCGGCCTTGGCATGAATCCTCACTTAACCGGAAAAGGGCAGGGATCTGCATTTTTTGCCTTTATTCTCAATCAGGCAAGAGCAGGCTTTCCGAATACCCCGCTCCGGCTGACGGTGGCCTGCTTTAATGAGCGTGCTTCGCGCATTTATGAGAAAGCGGGCTTTAATGAAGCGGCAAGGTTTGAGAATGAGGGGGTCACGTTCAAAGTTATGGTGCTGCAGGAGCCTGGATTTAAGAGGATCTAG